A genome region from Benincasa hispida cultivar B227 unplaced genomic scaffold, ASM972705v1 Contig645, whole genome shotgun sequence includes the following:
- the LOC120069869 gene encoding dof zinc finger protein DOF2.4-like isoform X1 yields the protein MVFSSVPVFLDPPNWPSQQPNHLQGSGCETNNAQHLPPPAPPAGGGSGGSGGGGGGGGPGSIRPGSMTDRARLAKIPHPEAGLKCPRCESTNTKFCYFNNYSLTQPRHFCKTCRRYWTRGGAMRNVPVGGGCRRSSKRSSKGGGSNNRSKSPSTSTSTVSSNSCTTDIISQQLAHHPPPASTHLPFFSQNLHHLNDFGNLGLNFEALQIPNNSLPSESPSSILSSGITDHHQWKIPFFANLHQQNGIYSNFMADQDHHQQQAADFSNYHRLSKPLLESGLFNHQLENINNNNNNSMKILEDTQGINNLSRNFLGIQPNEDQFWNSTTTTTTTTTTTPGNIGWSTDQISDHFNSTSSTTHLLG from the exons ATGGTTTTCTCTTCAGTTCCTGTGTTTCTTGATCCTCCCAATTGGCCTTCTCAG CAACCAAATCACCTCCAAGGAAGTGGTTGTGAGACTAATAATGCTCAACATCTTCCACCTCCGGCACCGCCAGCTGGTGGTGGCAGTGGTGGTAGCGGTGGTGGTGGAGGTGGGGGTGGACCTGGCTCCATTAGACCAGGGTCAATGACAGATCGAGCCAGGTTGGCAAAGATACCGCACCCCGAAGCCGGGTTAAAATGCCCTAGATGCGAATCAACAAACACAAAGTTTTGTTACTTCAATAACTATAGTCTCACTCAACCTCGCCACTTTTGCAAGACGTGTCGACGGTACTGGACGAGAGGTGGAGCGATGAGGAACGTACCGGTCGGAGGTGGGTGTCGGCGGTCGAGCAAGAGAAGTAGCAAAGGAGGAGGAAGCAATAATAGGTCAAAATCTCCAAGTACTTCAACAAGCACAGTGTCATCAAATAGTTGCACAACAGATATAATTAGCCAACAATTAGCTCATCATCCTCCTCCTGCATCAACCCATTTgccttttttttctcaaaatttacaCCATCTTAATGATTTTGGGAACCTTGGTTTAAACTTTGAAGCCCTTCAAATCCCTAATAATTCACTCCCATCTGAATCACCCTCCTCAATTTTATCAAGTGGAATTACAGATCATCATCAATGGAAAATACCCTTTTTTGCAAATTTACATCAACAAAATGggatttattcaaatttcatggcTGATCAAGATCATCATCAACAACAAGCAGCTGATTTCTCAAACTACCATAGGTTGTCAAAGCCATTATTGGAGAGTGGATTATTCAATCATCAGTTGGAGAatataaacaacaacaataataatagtaTGAAAATCTTGGAGGACACACAAGGGATTAACAATTTGTCCAGAAATTTTCTTGGAATTCAACCAAATGAAGATCAATTCTGGAATtccacaacaacaacaacaacaacaacaacaacaacaccaGGGAACATTGGATGGAGTACTGATCAAATTTCAGATCATTTCAATTCAACTTCTTCCACTACTCATCTCTT GGGTTGA
- the LOC120069869 gene encoding dof zinc finger protein DOF2.4-like isoform X2, translating into MVFSSVPVFLDPPNWPSQQPNHLQGSGCETNNAQHLPPPAPPAGGGSGGSGGGGGGGGPGSIRPGSMTDRARLAKIPHPEAGLKCPRCESTNTKFCYFNNYSLTQPRHFCKTCRRYWTRGGAMRNVPVGGGCRRSSKRSSKGGGSNNRSKSPSTSTSTVSSNSCTTDIISQQLAHHPPPASTHLPFFSQNLHHLNDFGNLGLNFEALQIPNNSLPSESPSSILSSGITDHHQWKIPFFANLHQQNGIYSNFMADQDHHQQQAADFSNYHRLSKPLLESGLFNHQLENINNNNNNSMKILEDTQGINNLSRNFLGIQPNEDQFWNSTTTTTTTTTTTPGNIGWSTDQISDHFNSTSSTTHLL; encoded by the exons ATGGTTTTCTCTTCAGTTCCTGTGTTTCTTGATCCTCCCAATTGGCCTTCTCAG CAACCAAATCACCTCCAAGGAAGTGGTTGTGAGACTAATAATGCTCAACATCTTCCACCTCCGGCACCGCCAGCTGGTGGTGGCAGTGGTGGTAGCGGTGGTGGTGGAGGTGGGGGTGGACCTGGCTCCATTAGACCAGGGTCAATGACAGATCGAGCCAGGTTGGCAAAGATACCGCACCCCGAAGCCGGGTTAAAATGCCCTAGATGCGAATCAACAAACACAAAGTTTTGTTACTTCAATAACTATAGTCTCACTCAACCTCGCCACTTTTGCAAGACGTGTCGACGGTACTGGACGAGAGGTGGAGCGATGAGGAACGTACCGGTCGGAGGTGGGTGTCGGCGGTCGAGCAAGAGAAGTAGCAAAGGAGGAGGAAGCAATAATAGGTCAAAATCTCCAAGTACTTCAACAAGCACAGTGTCATCAAATAGTTGCACAACAGATATAATTAGCCAACAATTAGCTCATCATCCTCCTCCTGCATCAACCCATTTgccttttttttctcaaaatttacaCCATCTTAATGATTTTGGGAACCTTGGTTTAAACTTTGAAGCCCTTCAAATCCCTAATAATTCACTCCCATCTGAATCACCCTCCTCAATTTTATCAAGTGGAATTACAGATCATCATCAATGGAAAATACCCTTTTTTGCAAATTTACATCAACAAAATGggatttattcaaatttcatggcTGATCAAGATCATCATCAACAACAAGCAGCTGATTTCTCAAACTACCATAGGTTGTCAAAGCCATTATTGGAGAGTGGATTATTCAATCATCAGTTGGAGAatataaacaacaacaataataatagtaTGAAAATCTTGGAGGACACACAAGGGATTAACAATTTGTCCAGAAATTTTCTTGGAATTCAACCAAATGAAGATCAATTCTGGAATtccacaacaacaacaacaacaacaacaacaacaacaccaGGGAACATTGGATGGAGTACTGATCAAATTTCAGATCATTTCAATTCAACTTCTTCCACTACTCATCTCTTGTAA